A region from the Lentisphaera profundi genome encodes:
- a CDS encoding Na+/H+ antiporter subunit E — protein sequence MKIIKLFSFALFYMKEVVISNFMVAYDVLTKKHHMTPGFVAIPIPDLTDRQLLVLSNLLTMTPGSITIDLSLDKQTLYIHAMYIDNVEDVRTEIIEKYVNRVREAF from the coding sequence ATGAAAATAATAAAACTTTTTTCCTTTGCCCTATTCTATATGAAAGAAGTGGTGATAAGTAATTTCATGGTAGCTTATGATGTTTTAACTAAGAAGCACCATATGACCCCTGGTTTCGTGGCCATCCCCATTCCGGACCTAACCGACCGTCAACTTTTGGTTCTATCGAATTTATTAACGATGACACCTGGTTCCATTACTATTGATCTTTCGCTCGATAAGCAAACCCTTTATATCCACGCTATGTACATCGATAATGTAGAAGATGTACGTACTGAAATCATTGAAAAGTATGTCAACCGCGTACGGGAGGCTTTCTAA
- a CDS encoding proton-conducting transporter membrane subunit: protein MSPLLLPLLVPFVAAVACAFFQKSLKTQRTISFIAASFHLIASCSLLQTIRTDGIQVYLNGGWPARIGIALVGDLFSGIMLVITGLISLTVLIYSFKEMDNKLQSRAYFPLFNFLMMGVNGSFITGDMFNLYVWFEVMLLSSFILLAMGKKADQLEGSIKYVTINLFSSILFLSGAAIIYAKTGSLNMADIAQIIANSPDEKLLNSTAVLLLSSFGIKSALFPMFLWLPASYHTPAVSISSLFAGLLTKVGVYAMIRTFTLIFPLNNGLLQDLFYVIAILTMVVGVLCAAAQYEIRKILSVHIVSQIGYMVLGISLFTPLGIAGAIFYLLHNIIVKTNLFLLSGVILRKKGSCELKEIGGLYKSYPYFSTIFVLSAFALAGIPPLSGFWAKFIVLKAAADSKAYLLLGVGLAVGVVTLFSMTKIWAEAFWKKQPEEFPGEGIDTGTAPWQMMLPILFLTLCTFGLGIFGESIFQLCIETSTQLLDPSQYIHAVLGDS, encoded by the coding sequence ATGAGTCCATTATTACTCCCACTACTTGTCCCCTTTGTTGCTGCGGTAGCTTGTGCCTTTTTCCAAAAATCACTTAAAACTCAAAGAACCATCAGTTTCATCGCTGCTAGTTTTCATTTAATTGCCTCTTGTTCACTACTACAAACCATCCGTACAGACGGCATCCAAGTCTATTTAAATGGTGGCTGGCCGGCAAGGATTGGCATTGCTTTAGTTGGCGACCTCTTCAGCGGCATCATGCTCGTCATTACTGGACTCATTTCTCTGACCGTGCTGATTTACTCATTCAAAGAAATGGATAATAAATTACAATCACGTGCCTACTTCCCTCTCTTTAACTTTCTAATGATGGGCGTCAATGGCTCCTTCATAACTGGCGATATGTTCAACCTTTATGTTTGGTTTGAAGTAATGCTTCTATCCTCCTTTATTTTACTCGCCATGGGTAAAAAAGCAGACCAATTAGAAGGATCTATAAAATACGTAACCATCAACTTATTTTCTTCTATTCTATTTCTTTCTGGCGCGGCAATTATCTATGCAAAAACGGGTTCTTTAAACATGGCCGACATTGCTCAAATCATCGCCAATAGCCCCGATGAAAAACTACTCAATTCTACCGCCGTCCTATTGCTAAGTTCTTTTGGCATAAAATCAGCACTCTTCCCTATGTTCTTGTGGCTACCTGCTTCCTATCACACTCCCGCAGTCTCCATATCTTCCCTATTTGCTGGCCTGCTCACCAAAGTGGGCGTCTATGCAATGATACGAACTTTTACACTTATTTTCCCTCTCAACAACGGCTTACTCCAAGATCTATTTTACGTCATTGCGATCCTCACCATGGTGGTAGGTGTCTTATGTGCTGCCGCTCAATATGAAATCCGAAAAATCCTCTCTGTACATATTGTCAGTCAGATTGGCTACATGGTCCTAGGCATCTCTTTATTTACACCCCTAGGCATTGCTGGCGCAATTTTTTACCTGCTTCACAACATCATCGTCAAAACCAACCTCTTCCTATTAAGTGGTGTCATACTCCGTAAGAAAGGTAGCTGTGAGCTCAAAGAGATTGGCGGCCTCTATAAATCTTACCCTTACTTTTCGACCATTTTCGTCCTCTCCGCCTTTGCCCTTGCAGGCATCCCCCCTTTATCGGGTTTTTGGGCTAAGTTTATTGTTCTCAAAGCTGCGGCGGATTCAAAAGCTTACTTACTCTTGGGAGTAGGCTTAGCGGTAGGAGTCGTCACCCTCTTTTCCATGACTAAAATTTGGGCTGAAGCTTTCTGGAAAAAACAACCTGAAGAATTCCCCGGAGAAGGCATTGATACTGGCACTGCACCTTGGCAAATGATGCTACCGATTCTTTTCCTCACACTCTGCACCTTTGGTCTTGGTATTTTTGGTGAAAGTATTTTTCAGCTTTGTATCGAAACTTCCACCCAACTTCTTGATCCCTCGCAATACATTCATGCTGTTCTAGGAGATAGTTAA